One window of Oncorhynchus masou masou isolate Uvic2021 chromosome 33, UVic_Omas_1.1, whole genome shotgun sequence genomic DNA carries:
- the spen gene encoding msx2-interacting protein isoform X5 — MLNSVTGTACGGGGAVSAGIGGGVVGAGISGTGGGAVAGGSGGSSSVGVGYYRSHSRSPSHFDTPEPRYEPRAREPFILASVVHRDLYQEEGGRRRDRSYHDSHSRSPHSIHSRNPSPQRLSTQASRPPRSHSGSGSRSRSSSSDSVSSTSSSTSGSSDSSSSSSDGSPARSVQSAAVPAPLSLPLSALDKDEPRKSFGVKVQNLPVRSTDTSLKDGLFHEFKKYGKVTSVQIHGTLEERYGLVFFRQQEDQEKALAASKGKLFFGMQIEVIAWNGPGASTTETESENEFRPLDERIDEFHPKATRTLFIGNLEKTTSYHDLLNIFQRFGEIVDIDIKKVNGAPQYAFLQYSDITSVCKAIKKMDGEYLGNNRLKLGFGKSMPTTCVWLDGLASNITEQYLTRHFCRYGHVIKVVFDRPKGMALILYNNIEYAQAAVKETKGWKIGGNKIKVDFANQESQMAFYHSMQASGQDIRDFYEILSERRDERRPQYEFTAERPFFDNSVRTPGGTFTEDPRRKLPDRGREFYTEWDSYQGEFYDPRYFDDPREYRDYRDPYEQDIRKYSYLQRERERERFETDRERDHGRRTMEHSQSPSHPHRPASPTASHSLSERLPNDSDRRICCRSSERSASCSSLSPPRFDKARTDRYNKSDKPEKDRPFETEHGTGGDKEKWSGRKEKGEKQRLRKLKLQSPSVPSPETVPKLEREVSPDAVLRSKVSKFPLKEKEGSGKGRLDLPPCVVQLTRVKEKEVNLLGHAVLEKQRVRGGNDSIRLASPSRDQKSPPFRIDHQKGDLVKHGKVPKDNHLEVVDKDGKMKAKKHMKADPRYDGSNSVDVDRLAARKRRFEDSMGKTDQLKRESPEEGSRLGLRKTPDSDMAKENEGEKSLLRKVVHKMEHCKAKSERLVTVCSPKDEQESEIVSMGMGLGLSLELQSRLGEPTEEATDPLDPTCLKIQFWGSSLTKISDGSLDQDAFTQLPQQDNGEQGVGLYKSRGETEERLESDLDHSQTCRKQMEQSRQEPDKSYKSESPQDGDTEDFERCSLVHEVGKTPRDVTDDYPSSKRKKSESFDFDLLSGKRNRNYRSSCELNEDLDLSVISFSGSGPFPSNEEECASRLAQSVTNKKTEDSPKEEDKVYSHVDSLKYSLDMTPNCFRSPITEFPKLKTALLGCNEQLLQRWESRIKSDCLRMDMAFPSSIVKQESICKRLVCELEPGEVSSDSDDDGVNKNHSPKPNTSLSSILGEREERLTGLKLSCSLEKNKFYSFALDKTITPDTQALLERAKSLSSAREDNWSFLDRDSRFASLRGGSDKEKVESVPRPIPSWYMKKKKIRTDSEGKLDDNKKDTKAEDLERQELFASRFLHSSIFEQDSRRLQHLERKDPELGVGRHPVKQDAVKGQPGPWGGDLQEPIVLFHSRFLELQQQKETSWGHFPQEIESVDESEQEASPKVLEFMQKADIKSVSPALILPISQFLSSPREISPQQEKEVVLTTSSSEQTLSSSEQTLSLIEEEKVEHNLEVFPPQSPLVEIQPPASILITPLSPFLLDAEVKVEPKEVLCEPRVTTEGILTVDHRSFLDNKPPTPGASLSSFEANAAEFTCSATPKVDENIEMVKIETQPEKPYSKDFDKPQKSDDSQVVHIPVSEAGIKPAKPIRKQPKSKRAKPNVSVTQILEPPKTAVSEKPVTRKSERIDREKLKRSSSPRGEILKASSEPKTTAKSPVNVPDSENEAILIHGRSRRRNVRSVYATQSEGDAQPPCKEVVESSCSTRKCSVDKDLVLQQDALNTSTYTRRGRPPKSRRRGEDVSPVKGDSQKSSEEDRDMKEPANTGQGSRMSEGWCSPRMQKVQTAQVSSLTGASIGRKASRVDKQSKSETSSGEKSVDSTTTEEPEPKIKDESEEAGKLLEEAMQCLPTQKDEGDKVLTDQIEKKYSEGDIERIESTHVEKRQQSEKSGKVKAPRFTRNAKLVTEDKSLGLRNLEIRVSLDDVKGLLCSEEDEAVSFETTAKNAKPGVPDKEEARTQCYLKDAAEFSPEEREDALLDPEQTVDPAAAILARQMELERAVENIAKLTVVQPLQPYKEPPAEPPTLLPPVTIEPENEMEGEKSAIPASETELAAAIDSITAEDISTDTDGFTAPSTYTAIVPTPEPLVLPSANDVLEPETHMAISNIIDPDPEMGVLIPSAKPLMTDAKASESTVSGASAEDESLPSETHTKKGKAVRPKTPKRSRGRKAVNRKGATAEEVSEAETSPFKLSESIPEEIEVINSKAATATATATVVTSAATCKCDITCTMTVNTPKEAEQPAVEQPVPEESAFHSGTKRLPHFKKFQISAVAPALSPSPALTPSPTQLNLPPPCQGKMPVSPDWLHRSEESIIHATPATLVSVLTPSAPAVTALGSQSANQLMPPDTKASDIDPSSSTLRKILMDPKYVLASNSNAIPTTVLTTTLADPRMSENENSSETMAARHTHPEDRPLPFTLQKPSPLTETQQNFGEKMVHSVISSPTTSVISRIPMPFDTEEAPRISLSNRNAGLSLTKQKSRSSMNENNCYHGVDVAEEVNCRGRSVVESTPYNTGSSRGLRVNTSEGVVVLSYSGQKTEGSQRISAKISQIPPASAVDIEFQQSVSKSQIKQEPFAPSQLCTPKGPLTPTGYGHPGVLLTGHTYNSQPVISTIKQESPGSEKSESSYHTGPQGSAVKMFQQPVTSPQILMYNRAVMQQHVKKEPGAESKPMMVDMAKAHQTSNLSPIMNPHYPSLTGSRMSPNPSTPSDRSVPHLKQEPHSPRATGHSPLPFAKVCSPRNSMSPHSSSMVLHPGMPEMSPYVASMHHPHPEQSVIMTPVSHSVTQSVSICHLSHSNVRMNTPQLSGMSHGRRANSLPSPRTGPPQHANTIREMVLQSHAGPTRGASDSCAEENMKHYHQGLCRPSAPQLQSDVMMMQAEQHRGLHHAGLRLDQYSMASRDLRDMRDIRDMRILMHHQLGEHTIAEGHRSQTPEAGATSITNLSAASKSPKGMTQMRKEIPKTLEAKMSHPPHTESSRIMGVHPSVPVMVSPHHPQGVQMIHPGGTGSFPVYRDMQGFHSQFSSHSSMGLNLAPRGITPSQEGDLSHRGKLSQSLSARSLGGGSETKSDNSHLRHTASMDLSHMPRMQRDTISPSYTSPMALSHKQELALQKGPPPVFMPSPPVAPLASSSQWHPESKLGHSGYRSVDMVQLLMKYPIVWQGLLALKNDSAAVQLHFVSGNNVLAHRSLPPLEGGAPLRIAQRMRLEASQLEGVARRMMVESDYCLLLALPCGRDQEDVLSQTLLLKGGFITYLQQKQAAGIINVPNPGSNQPAYVVQIFPPCDFSESHLSRLAPDLLNSISSISPHIMIVIASV, encoded by the exons CAGTGATTCCAGCAGTAGTTCAAGTGATGGCTCCCCAGCACGTTCAGTTCAGTCTGCTGCCGTCCCTGCACCTTTATCTCTGCCTTTATCTGCCCTTGACAAGGATGAGCCTCGAAAAAGCTTTGGTGTCAAGGTCCAGAATCTTCCTGTGCGTTCGACAG ATACAAGTCTAAAGGATGGCCTGTTCCATGAGTTCAAGAAGTATGGGAAGGTGACGTCTGTGCAAATCCATGGGACTTTAGAGGAGCGCTATGGACTAGTGTTCTTTCGCCAGCAGGAGGACCAGGAAAAGGCCCTGGCTGCATCAAAGGGGAAGCTGTTTTTTGGCATGCAAATTGAGGTCATTGCCTGGAACGGCCCTGGTGCGTCCACAACTG AGACTGAAAGCGAGAATGAGTTCCGGCCTCTGGATGAGAGGATAGATGAGTTTCACCCCAAAGCCACACGGACTCTGTTTATTGGCAACCTGGAAAAGACCACCAGCTACCATGATCTGCTCAATATCTTTCAGCGCTTTGGGGAGATAGTG GATATTGACATCAAGAAAGTTAATGGTGCCCCTCAGTATGCCTTTCTGCAGTACAGTGACATTACCAGTGTCTGTAAGGCCATAAAGAAGATGGATGGAGAGTACCTCGGCAACAATAGGCTAAAG CTTGGATTTGGAAAAAGTATGCCCACAACTTGTGTTTGGTTGGATGGTTTAGCCTCTAACATCACAGAGCAGTATCTCACTCGTCATTTCTGTCGTTATGGACATGTTATCAAG GTTGTATTTGATAGACCCAAAGGAATGGCCCTTATACTGTATAATAACATAGAATATGCACAGGCAGCTGTTAAGGAGACCAAGGGGTGGAAGATTGGTGGCAACAAAATTAAG GTGGACTTTGCCAATCAGGAAAGTCAGATGGCTTTCTATCACTCAATGCAGGCATCTGGGCAGGACATTCGCGACTTCTATGAAATCCTATCTGAGCGAAG GGATGAGCGCAGGCCGCAATATGAGTTTACAGCTGAACGGCCATTCTTTGACAATAGTGTACGGACACCTGGAGGAACCTTCACAGAAGATCCCCGACGCAAGTTACCTGACAGAGGCCGCGAGTTCTACACAGAATGGGACTCATACCAGGGGGAATTCTATGACCCGCGTTACTTTGATGATCCGCGTGAGTACAGAGATTACAGAGACCCCTATGAGCAGGACATCCGCAAATACAGTTACTTGCAGAGGGAACGTGAGCGTGAGCGCTTTGAAACAGACCGTGAACGTGACCATGGGCGGAGAACAATGGAACACAGCCAGAGCCCTTCTCACCCTCATCGCCCTGCCAGTCCTACAgcgtcccactccctctctgagcGTCTACCAAATGACTCTGATCGCCGCATTTGCTGTAGATCCTCAGAGCGAAGTGCCAGCTGCAGTTCACTCTCACCTCCAAGATTTGACAAGGCACGAACCGATCGGTATAATAAGAGTGATAAGCCAGAGAAGGATAGACCATTTGAAACTGAACATGGTACTGGGGGTGATAAGGAAAAGTGGTCTGGGCGCAAGGAGAAGGGTGAGAAACAGAGGCTGAGAAAGCTTAAATTGCAATCTCCCAGCGTTCCATCGCCTGAGACAGTGCCTAAACTGGAAAGAGAAGTTAGTCCAGATGCAGTCCTTCGAAGCAAAGTCAGCAAGTTTCCCCTTAAGGAAAAAGAAGGCTCAGGCAAAGGACGGCTAGACCTACCACCTTGTGTGGTGCAGCTAACACGTGTGAAGGAGAAGGAAGTGAACTTGCTTGGTCATGCTGTCCTAGAAAAACAAAGAGTTAGAGGTGGGAATGACAGTATCCGGCTTGCATCACCTTCAAGGGATCAGAAAAGTCCTCCCTTCCGCATAGATCACCAAAAAGGAGATCTAGTCAAGCATGGGAAGGTGCCAAAAGACAACCACCTTGAAGTTGTTGACAAGGATGGGAAAATGAAAGCCAAAAAACATATGAAAGCTGACCCTAGGTATGATGGTTCTAACTCTGTGGATGTTGACCGTCTAGCTGCACGAAAGAGGCGTTTTGAAGACTCCATGGGGAAGACCGATCAACTGAAGAGGGAGAGTCCGGAAGAGGGCAGTAGACTGGGACTTAGGAAGACACCTGACAGTGATATGGCAAAGGAGAATGAGGGTGAAAAGAGCCTATTGCGCAAAGTGGTGCATAAGATGGAGCATTGCAAGGCTAAATCTGAGAGACTTGTTACTGTTTGCAGTCCTAAAGATGAACAAGAGTCTGAAATAGTCTCCATGGGAATGGGGCTTGGACTCAGTTTGGAACTTCAGTCACGACTTGGAGAACCAACAGAAGAGGCAACAGATCCATTAGACCCAACCTGTCTGAAAATTCAGTTTTGGGGATCAAGTCTCACGAAAATCTCTGATGGGAGTCTTGACCAGGACGCATTCACGCAACTGCCGCAACAAGACAATGGCGAGCAGGGTGTAGGACTATACAAAAGTagaggggagactgaggaacGACTTGAGTCTGACCTTGACCACTCTCAGACCTGCAGAAAACAAATGGAACAGAGCCGACAAGAGCCTGACAAATCATATAAATCAGAAAGCCCACAAGACGGCGACACAGAGGACTTTGAACGGTGCAGTCTGGTGCATGAGGTAGGAAAAACACCTCGAGATGTTACAGACGATTATCCATCTAGCAAACGTAAGAAATCCGAGAGTTTTGACTTTGACTTGCTAAGTGGTAAGAGAAACCGCAACTACAGGTCTTCCTGTGAATTAAATGAAGACCTTGACCTGAGTGTCATATCTTTTTCTGGCTCTGGTCCCTTTCCTTCAAATGAAGAAGAGTGTGCTTCCCGGTTAGCACAATCAGTTACCAATAAAAAGACTGAAGACTCTCCAAAAGAAGAGGACAAAGTCTACTCGCATGTAGATTCATTGAAATACAGCTTGGACATGACACCTAATTGTTTCCGTTCCCCTATCACAGAATTTCCTAAGCTTAAAACCGCATTGCTTGGGTGTAACGAGCAGTTACTTCAACGATGGGAGAGTAGAATCAAATCTGACTGCCTCAGAATGGACATGGCCTTCCCCAGTAGCATTGTGAAACAAGAAAGCATTTGCAAACGTCTTGTGTGTGAACTAGAGCCTGGAGAAGTATCGTCAGATTcagatgatgatggtgttaacaaAAACCACTCTCCTAAGCCCAACACCTCACTGTCCTCTATCCTCGGGGAACGTGAAGAAAGGTTGACAGGCCTCAAGCTCTCATGCTCCCTGGAGAAGAACAAGTTCTATTCTTTTGCATTAGACAAGACTATCACTCCAGACACACAAGCACTTCTTGAGCGAGCCAAGTCATTGTCCTCCGCAAGGGAGGATAATTGGTCTTTTCTTGACAGAGACTCTCGCTTTGCCAGTCTTCGCGGTGGCTCAGACAAAGAAAAGGTAGAATCTGTACCACGACCTATCCCGTCTTGGTACATGAAAAAGAAGAAGATTCGTACCGACTCTGAAGGTAAACTGGATGACAATAAGAAAGACACCAAAGCAGAGGATCTGGAACGGCAGGAGCTGTTTGCATCTCGTTTTCTTCATAGTTCAATCTTTGAGCAAGATTCACGGCGTCTACAACATCTTGAGCGCAAAGATCCTGAGTTGGGAGTTGGCAGACATCCTGTCAAACAGGATGCTGTCAAAGGACAACCTGGGCCATGGGGCGGGGACCTTCAAGAGCCCATAGTTCTTTTTCATAGCCGCTTTCTGGAGCTTCAACAACAGAAGGAGACCTCATGGGGCCACTTTCCACAAGAAATTGAAAGTGTTGATGAGAGTGAACAAGAAGCGTCTCCCAAGGTGTTAGAGTTCATGCAGAAGGCCGATATTAAATCAGTCAGCCCTGCTCTCATCTTGCCAATTTCACAGTTTCTTTCTTCACCCAGAGAGATTTCTCCACAGCAGGAGAAAGAAGTTGTTTTAACTACTTCATCCTCTGAACAGACTCTTTCATCCTCTGAACAGACTCTTTCACTGATTGAAGAGGAAAAAGTAGAACATAATCTTGAAGTGTTCCCACCCCAATCTCCTCTAGTAGAGATCCAACCCCCTGCCTCAATTTTAATCACACCCTTATCACCTTTCCTTTTAGATGCTGAGGTTAAAGTTGAACCTAAAGAGGTATTATGTGAACCCAGAGTTACAACTGAAGGCATTCTTACAGTGGATCATAGATCTTTCCTTGATAATAAGCCTCCCACTCCTGGTGCCTCATTAAGTAGTTTTGAGGCAAATGCTGCTGAATTCACCTGTTCTGCTAcccccaaggttgatgagaataTAGAAATGGTAAAGATAGAGACCCAACCAGAGAAACCATATTCTAAGGACTTTGACAAACCTCAGAAATCTGACGATTCCCAAGTGGTTCACATACCAGTCTCAGAGGCTGGAATCAAACCAGCAAAGCCAATTCGCAAACAACCCAAGAGTAAAAGAGCTAAGCCAAATGTGTCAGTAACACAAATCCTGGAGCCCCCCAAAACCGCTGTCTCTGAGAAACCAGTAACTCGAAAGAGTGAGCGAATTGACAGAGAGAAGCTGAAAAGGTCTTCATCTCCACGAGGAGAAATATTAAAGGCATCATCGGAACCTAAAACCACAGCCAAGTCACCAGTTAATGTCCCTGACTCCGAGAATGAAGCAATCCTAATCCACGGAAGGAGCAGACGACGAAATGTTCGGTCAGTTTATGCCACACAGTCTGAAGGGGATGCCCAGCCACCATGTAAAGAGGTGGTGGAGTCCTCCTGCTCCACCCGTAAGTGTAGTGTCGACAAGGATCTAGTGCTGCAGCAGGATGCATTGAACACATCTACCTACACAAGGCGAGGTCGCCCACCCAAGTCACGCAGGCGAGGGGAAGATGTTTCACCAGTGAAAGGGGACTCGCAAAAATCATCAGAGGAAGACCGTGACATGAAGGAGCCTGCGAACACTGGACAGGGTTCCAGAATGTCTGAGGGGTGGTGTTCACCCCGTATGCAGAAAGTGCAGACAGCTCAAGTGTCTTCACTTACTGGGGCTTCAATTGGCAGGAAAGCAAGTAGAGTAGACAAACAATCCAAGAGTGAAACATCATCAGGAGAGAAGTCAGTTGATAGTACAACTACTGAAGAGCCTGAGCCCAAAATAAAAGATGAGTCCGAAGAAGCAGGGAAATTATTAGAGGAAGCAATGCAATGCTTGCCAACACAGAAAGACGAAGGAGATAAAGTGCTAACTGATCAAATTGAGAAAAAGTATTCTGAAGGGGACATTGAGAGGATAGAATCTACCCATGTGGAGAAAAGACAACAATCTGAAAAGAGTGGGAAAGTAAAAGCACCAAGGTTTACACGAAATGCCAAATTGGTGACCGAGGATAAATCGCTTGGCTTGAGAAACCTTGAGATTCGTGTAAGCTTAGATGATGTGAAAGGGTTGCTTTGCTCTGAGGAGGATGAGGCTGTATCTTTTGAGACCACTGCTAAAAATGCCAAACCAGGAGTACCAGATAAAGAAGAAGCAAGGACTCAGTGTTATCTGAAAGATGCTGCAGAGTTCAGCCCAGAGGAAAGGGAAGATGCTCTGTTAGACCCTGAACAAACGGTAGACCCAGCAGCCGCTATTTTGGCACGTCAGATGGAACTGGAACGGGCAGTGGAGAATATTGCCAAACTTACAGTTGTACAACCTCTTCAACCCTATAAGGAACCACCTGCAGAGCCACCTACCCTGCTGCCCCCTGTCACTATAGAACCAGAGAATGAAATGGAGGGGGAGAAGTCCGCTATTCCTGCCAGTGAAACCGAACTAGCTGCTGCTATTGATTCCATTACTGCGGAAGACATATCTACTGATACAGATGGTTTCACAGCTCCTTCCACTTACACTGCAATTGTTCCTACCCCAGAGCCTCTGGTCTTACCCTCTGCCAATGATGTCTTGGAACCAGAAACACACATGGCTATCAGCAACATTATTGACCCAGACCCAGAGATGGGAGTTTTGATTCCCAGTGCCAAACCCCTGATGACAGATGCTAAAGCCTCTGAATCAACCGTCTCTGGGGCCTCTGCCGAAGATGAGTCTCTTccatcagaaacacacacaaaaaaagggaAAGCAGTCAGACCTAAGACTCCAAAGAGGTCCAGAGGACGAAAGGCTGTCAACCGGAAGGGAGCGACTGCTGAAGAGGTATCAGAAGCTGAGACCTCCCCCTTCAAGCTATCAGAGTCCATTCCTGAAGAAATTGAAGTCATCAACTCTAAGGCAGCTACTGCTACAGCAACAGCCACTGTTGTCACCTCAGCTGCTACCTGCAAATGTGATATCACATGCACCATGACTGTGAACACTCCCAAGGAGGCAGAACAACCTGCTGTGGAACAACCCGTACCTGAAGAATCAGCCTTTCACTCTGGCACCAAGAGACTTCCTCATTTCAAAAAGTTTCAAATATCCGCAGTAGCCCCTGCTCTTTCTCCATCCCCTGCTCTCACACCTTCTCCAACCCAATTGAATCTCCCTCCACCCTGCCAAGGCAAGATGCCTGTTTCACCAGACTGGCTTCACCGATCTGAAGAAAGTATAATACATGCTACTCCTGCAACTCTAGTTTCTGTATTGACTCCCTCTGCACCAGCAGTAACAGCGCTTGGAAGCCAGTCTGCAAATCAACTTATGCCTCCTGATACTAAGGCATCGGATATTGACCCTAGTTCCAGCACTCTCAGAAAGATCCTCATGGATCCCAAATATGTGTTGGCATCAAACAGCAATGCCATTCCTACTACAGTGCTAACCACAACGCTGGCAGATCCTCGCATGTCAGAGAATGAAAACTCATCTGAAACAATGGCTGCTCGGCACACGCATCCTGAAGACAGACCCTTGCCTTTCACTCTTCAAAAACCATCCCCGCTCACCGAGACCCAGCAGAACTTTGGAGAGAAGATGGTGCATTCAGTCATTTCTTCCCCTACTACCTCTGTCATCAGCCGGATTCCAATGCCCTTTGACACTGAGGAAGCACCTCGGATCTCCCTAAGTAACCGTAATGCTGGCCTATCTCTAACCAAACAGAAATCCAGATCAAGTATGAACGAGAACAACTGTTACCATGGAGTGGATGTGGCAGAGGAGGTAAACTGCAGAGGACGGTCTGTAGTTGAGAGCACACCCTACAACACAGGCTCCAGTCGTGGCCTCAGGGTAAATACATCAGAGGGTGTGGTAGTACTAAGTTACTCAGGGCAAAAAACAGAGGGATCTCAACGGATCAGCGCCAAAATTAGCCAGATCCCACCGGCCAGTGCAGTCGACATAGAGTTTCAGCAGTCTGTGTCTAAATCTCAGATTAAGCAAGAACCATTTGCCCCATCCCAGCTTTGCACCCCCAAGGGACCCCTGACACCCACAGGGTACGGACACCCGGGGGTACTCTTAACTGGCCATACATACAATTCTCAGCCTGTCATCTCCACCATTAAGCAGGAGAGTCCTGGTTCTGAAAAATCAGAGTCGTCATATCACACTGGACCCCAGGGTAGCGCAGTAAAGATGTTTCAACAACCAGTCACTAGTCCTCAAATATTGATGTACAATCGGGCTGTGATGCAGCAGCATGTAAAGAAAGAGCCTGGAGCAGAATCCAAACCAATGATGGTGGATATGGCAAAGGCACACCAGACATCCAACCTCAGCCCAATCATGAATCCACATTACCCATCTTTGACTGGAAGCCGCATGAGTCCTAATCCCAGTACCCCTTCTGATCGGTCAGTCCCACACCTCAAGCAAGAGCCTCATTCCCCTCGAGCAACGGGCCACTCACCTTTACCCTTTGCGAAAGTTTGCTCTCCCAGAAACTCAATGTCCCCCCATTCCAGCTCTATGGTTTTGCATCCTGGCATGCCTGAGATGTCTCCATATGTTGCCAGTATGCACCATCCCCACCCAGAGCAGTCTGTTATAATGACCCCGGTGTCACACAGCGTCACCCAGTCAGTGTCTATATGTCACCTCTCGCACAGCAATGTCAGGATGAATACCCCACAGCTCTCTGGAATGAGTCATGGAAGACGGGCGAATTCCCTGCCATCTCCCCGCACTGGACCTCCTCAGCACGCCAACACCATCAGAGAAATGGTGCTGCAGTCACATGCAGGCCCTACTCGAGGAGCCTCAGACAGCTGTGCCGAAGAGAACATGAAGCACTACCACCAGGGGCTGTGCAGACCCTCTGCACCCCAGCTCCAGTCAGATGTGATGATGATGCAGGCAGAGCAGCACAGAGGGCTGCATCATGCAGGCCTACGTCTGGACCAGTACAGCATGGCCTCCCGAGACCTCAGAGACATGCGGGACATACGGGACATGCGCATCCTGATGCACCATCAGCTAGGAGAGCACACCATTGCAGAGGGACATCGGTCACAAACTCCTGAGGCAGGAGCAACCTCAATCACCAACCTCTCTGCTGCCTCCAAGAGTCCAAAAGGAATGACGCAGATGCGGAAGGAGATTCCTAAAACATTGGAGGCAAAGATGTCTCACCCACCTCATACTGAGAGCAGCAGGATCATGGGGGTCCATCCATCTGTCCCTGTTATGGTgtctcctcatcatcctcaaGGTGTTCAGATGATTCATCCAGGTGGCACTGGCTCCTTCCCAGTGTACCGGGATATGCAGGGTTTCCACTCCCAGTTTTCCAGTCACTCTTCGATGGGATTGAACTTGGCTCCCCGCGGCATCACACCTTCCCAG GAAGGTGATCTCAGCCACAGGGGCAAGCTATCTCAGTCACTCTCTGCTCGGTCACTTGGTGGAGGAAGTGAAACCAAATCGGACAACTCCCACCTCCGTCACACAGCCTCCATGGACTTATCCCACATGCCCCGGATGCAGAGGGACACCATTTCACCCTCTTATACTTCTCCCATGGCTCTCTCCCACAAGCAAGAGCTAGCTCTGCAGAAGGGCCCACCACCAGTCTTCATGCCGAGCCCTCCAGTAGCACCCCTCGCAAGTTCCTCACAGTGGCACCCTGAGAGTAAACTGGGGCACTCAGGATACCGGTCCGTCGATATGGTGCAGCTTTTAATG AAATACCCCATAGTATGGCAAGGCCTGCTGGCACTGAAGAATGACTCGGCTGCTGTGCAGCTCCACTTTGTCTCTGGCAACAACGTTCTGGCCCACCGTTCACTGCCGCCATTAGAGGGAGGGGCCCCGCTCCGCATTGCACAGAGGATGAGGTTGGAAGCGTCCCAGCTTGAGGGCGTGGCTCGCAGGATGATG GTGGAGAGTGACTACTGCCTCCTGCTAGCTCTGCCATGTGGACGGGATCAGGAGGACGTTCTCAGTCAGACCCTTCTCCTGAAAGGAGGCTTCATCACCTACCTACAGCAAAAACAGGCAGCTGGGATCATCAATGTACCCAACCCCGGCTCCAATCAG CCGGCATATGTGGTGCAGATTTTTCCGCCATGTGATTTCTCTGAGAGCCACCTGTCGCGGCTCGCCCCCGACCTTCTCAACAGTATCTCCAGCATCTCCCCTCACATCATGATTGTCATTGCCTCCGTGTAA